A window from Alkalicoccobacillus plakortidis encodes these proteins:
- a CDS encoding ABC transporter substrate-binding protein — protein sequence MKSYMLGLGIISVVLVCAACGEAGSSEENNASANEVVEVDSEFTNEKVEIPANPKRIIADEYLASVIALGSMPIGAKELSLKNPYLTEYTDQIESIGMDGNESYEKILSLQPDLIITGTSDQAVYDELAKIAPTVAIPFGTLKNTEEEITGIAQLLGKEEQGEKWLENYQTRIEAARQKAQDAVGEDASFSILEATGKSIYVYGDNFGRGGQAVYQALDFQPDEEVADIIMEEQWKELSFEVLDEYAADYIVLTSNDKTIDDLKSDPIWSGLDAVKNDRVYVWQEERSWYYDPFAIVEQTEELADWLAETN from the coding sequence ATGAAATCATATATGTTAGGTTTGGGGATAATCAGTGTCGTACTAGTTTGCGCTGCTTGCGGGGAAGCAGGTTCCAGTGAGGAAAATAATGCTTCAGCTAATGAAGTTGTTGAAGTAGATAGTGAATTCACAAATGAAAAAGTAGAAATACCCGCTAACCCAAAGCGGATAATAGCGGATGAATACCTAGCAAGTGTTATAGCGTTAGGAAGTATGCCTATCGGGGCAAAGGAATTATCATTAAAGAATCCTTACTTAACTGAATATACGGATCAAATTGAGAGTATTGGAATGGATGGTAACGAATCGTATGAGAAGATTTTGTCACTCCAGCCCGACCTTATTATAACGGGTACAAGTGATCAGGCTGTTTATGATGAACTCGCTAAAATTGCACCAACCGTAGCCATTCCTTTTGGTACGTTAAAAAATACAGAAGAAGAAATCACAGGAATTGCACAACTACTAGGAAAAGAAGAGCAAGGAGAAAAATGGTTAGAGAACTATCAGACTCGAATTGAAGCAGCACGTCAAAAAGCACAAGATGCCGTTGGAGAAGATGCATCTTTCTCTATATTGGAGGCTACAGGAAAATCGATCTATGTGTATGGAGATAATTTTGGCCGAGGTGGACAAGCTGTGTATCAAGCACTTGATTTCCAACCTGATGAGGAAGTAGCAGATATTATCATGGAGGAACAATGGAAAGAACTATCATTTGAAGTTCTGGATGAATATGCAGCAGATTATATTGTTCTTACATCAAATGACAAAACCATAGATGACTTAAAAAGCGACCCAATTTGGAGTGGTTTAGATGCGGTCAAAAACGATCGCGTATATGTTTGGCAGGAAGAGAGATCTTGGTATTACGATCCCTTTGCAATAGTAGAGCAAACCGAGGAATTGGCCGATTGGTTAGCTGAAACAAACTAA
- the abc-f gene encoding ribosomal protection-like ABC-F family protein: MLFLKVDHLEKSYGGRTIFSIESLYLYDQDRIGLVGRNGEGKSTLLSMLAGTADPDAGVVERYGSVSYVPKLEELDSEISADLNGKWKLADQGQDQISGGEQTRRKIAQALTSNANVLIADEPTSHLDVAGIEQLEHELQAFKGAILLTSHDKDFLNKLCTAIWEIEAGQVTVYEGNYDAYLKQKQIETDKSQREYQEYTREKNRLEQAARQLKAKSDGIKKAPSRMGNSEARLHKRSAGVQKAKLNRAAEAMETRSRKLEKKEKPKEHEPIVFDLAEFPALHSKRIIQFNGSPVKVGSVTLKQHVNGEVSLGSRLAIIGGNGSGKSTLLNQIVNHDPSLTIAQPAKIGFFNQHQENLENNKTILENTMKDSPYNQTFIRKMLARLAFKRDDVHKKANVLSGGERMRASLVKVFLGNYNVLVLDEPTNYLDLDTKEALTEVLAASWYDHICDS, from the coding sequence ATGTTGTTTTTAAAAGTAGATCATTTAGAAAAAAGCTATGGAGGACGTACGATTTTCTCCATTGAATCATTATATTTGTATGATCAGGACCGAATTGGCCTTGTTGGCCGAAACGGCGAGGGGAAATCAACCCTGTTGTCCATGCTTGCGGGCACAGCTGATCCCGATGCCGGAGTAGTGGAACGATATGGTTCAGTCTCATATGTTCCCAAGCTTGAGGAGTTAGATTCGGAAATAAGTGCGGACTTAAATGGAAAATGGAAGCTTGCGGATCAAGGCCAAGATCAGATTAGCGGTGGTGAGCAAACAAGGCGGAAAATCGCTCAGGCCCTAACGTCTAATGCCAATGTGTTAATAGCGGATGAACCAACCAGTCACTTGGATGTAGCAGGGATTGAGCAACTTGAACATGAACTGCAAGCCTTTAAAGGTGCGATCCTCTTAACCTCTCATGATAAGGATTTTCTGAACAAGCTCTGTACAGCAATCTGGGAAATCGAAGCTGGGCAGGTAACCGTGTATGAAGGCAATTATGATGCATATCTAAAGCAGAAGCAGATAGAAACAGACAAGAGTCAAAGGGAGTATCAAGAGTACACCCGGGAAAAAAATCGGCTCGAACAAGCGGCAAGACAACTTAAGGCAAAGTCGGATGGAATTAAAAAAGCACCTAGTCGTATGGGGAACTCTGAGGCGAGACTTCACAAGAGAAGTGCGGGTGTGCAAAAAGCGAAGTTAAATCGTGCCGCAGAAGCGATGGAAACAAGGTCGCGGAAGCTAGAGAAAAAAGAGAAACCAAAAGAACACGAACCAATCGTTTTTGATCTAGCGGAATTTCCTGCGCTTCATAGTAAGAGGATCATACAATTTAACGGAAGTCCCGTAAAAGTAGGGAGTGTAACATTAAAGCAACATGTAAATGGAGAAGTCTCACTTGGAAGTAGATTAGCTATTATAGGAGGCAATGGTTCAGGGAAATCAACACTTTTAAATCAGATTGTTAATCATGATCCGAGTTTGACGATTGCGCAGCCTGCCAAAATTGGTTTCTTTAATCAGCATCAGGAAAACCTTGAGAACAATAAAACCATTCTTGAAAATACGATGAAAGATAGTCCGTACAATCAAACATTCATCCGCAAGATGCTGGCAAGGCTTGCATTCAAAAGAGATGATGTTCATAAAAAGGCGAATGTATTAAGTGGCGGTGAACGAATGAGAGCTTCACTCGTAAAAGTGTTTCTAGGAAATTATAATGTGCTTGTTCTGGATGAGCCAACAAACTATCTTGATCTAGATACAAAAGAAGCGCTAACTGAGGTTTTGGCAGCCTCCTGGTACGATCATATTTGTGACTCATGA
- a CDS encoding MFS transporter — MNFKVYVLAVSAFVVGMVELIIGGILPVISRDLGVSVGAAGQLITIFALVFAISGPVLMSLTSKYERKRLYLIALGIFFLANIGSFLSPGYAVLIVFRVITSMSAALIIVLSLTIAPKIVDPAYRSRAIGMITMGVSSALVLGVPLGVLIGEAYGWRILFLIIAVLTLIAGVVIMKYLDPIPPEQVSSVRDQLKSLKYVKLSSAHIVTLLVLAGHYTMYAYFAEYLNVTMNAEPYLISIAFFVFGISAVSGGGIGGWLTDRIGPERTVIFFTVLFFIVLATMPLTNQSVILFTVSLIIWGMLSWSIAPAQQGYLIKTAPSTSDIQQSINTSALQFGIAIGSGVGGLVVNGFSVEAAPIAWKSLSCSVCWLCTLFIPSTND; from the coding sequence TTGAATTTTAAAGTATATGTTCTCGCTGTCTCGGCGTTTGTTGTTGGTATGGTTGAGTTAATTATTGGAGGAATTCTCCCTGTTATATCTAGAGATCTAGGCGTTTCGGTGGGAGCGGCTGGTCAGTTAATTACAATCTTTGCGCTGGTGTTTGCCATTTCTGGGCCGGTGTTGATGTCCCTGACAAGTAAGTATGAGAGGAAGCGTCTCTACTTGATTGCACTTGGGATTTTCTTTTTGGCAAACATCGGGTCGTTTTTAAGTCCTGGTTATGCGGTTCTTATTGTTTTTCGAGTAATTACATCGATGAGCGCTGCGCTTATCATCGTATTGTCCCTAACCATCGCGCCAAAGATTGTGGATCCAGCCTATCGATCTCGTGCGATTGGTATGATTACGATGGGCGTAAGCTCGGCGCTGGTTCTTGGCGTACCGCTTGGTGTGTTAATTGGTGAGGCGTATGGATGGAGAATTTTATTTCTGATCATTGCGGTTCTGACGTTAATTGCTGGGGTTGTGATTATGAAGTACTTGGATCCGATTCCTCCTGAGCAGGTGAGCTCGGTTCGTGATCAGCTTAAATCACTTAAATATGTGAAGCTTTCTAGTGCTCATATCGTGACACTGTTAGTTTTGGCAGGCCATTACACGATGTACGCGTATTTTGCGGAGTATCTAAATGTAACAATGAACGCTGAACCTTATTTGATTAGCATCGCATTTTTTGTTTTTGGTATCTCGGCTGTGAGTGGTGGCGGCATTGGTGGTTGGCTGACAGATCGAATTGGTCCGGAAAGAACGGTTATTTTCTTTACGGTGCTTTTCTTTATTGTATTAGCAACTATGCCGTTAACTAATCAATCGGTTATCCTATTTACCGTTTCCCTCATTATTTGGGGAATGTTGAGCTGGTCGATTGCTCCTGCACAACAGGGTTATCTCATTAAAACGGCTCCAAGCACATCGGATATTCAGCAGAGTATTAATACGTCCGCTCTTCAGTTTGGTATCGCTATTGGATCTGGAGTAGGTGGTTTAGTGGTGAATGGCTTTTCTGTTGAAGCAGCGCCGATTGCTTGGAAGTCTCTTAGTTGTTCTGTCTGTTGGCTTTGCACTCTTTTCATTCCGTCAACCAACGATTGA
- a CDS encoding Na+/H+ antiporter family protein has translation MNAVVIAVLLMIILSLLRVHVVIALIIGALTGGILGGLGFNGTIDVFTEGLGHSANIALSYAVLGAFAVALSKTGLPQLLVDFSIKIVGKKEEIRSKTLPKVLIFLIIFFISGMSQNLVPIHIAFIPILIPPILQVLNEMAVDRRAVASIMTFGLQAPYMLLPFGFGAIFHGIVVDNMEANGMTASLSDMPYAMLLPTIGMFLGLIVAVFITYRKPRLYKQKPLEAKINDEAETITYSVYSLISAATAILATVIVQISSDSMVIAGVAGLIVLVFSGSVRFKESDALLTEGMKMMAFIGFVMIAASGFAEVMRATGDVEQLVQSSAAWMGDSKSLAAIMMILIGLLITMGIGSSFATVPIIAALFVPMCAAMGFSPLATLSLIGTAGAIGDAGAPASDSTLGPTAGLNADGQHNHIWDTCVPTFIHFNIPLIIFGWIAAVTL, from the coding sequence ATGAATGCTGTTGTTATAGCTGTTTTATTGATGATTATACTTAGCTTACTACGTGTACACGTAGTGATTGCATTGATCATAGGGGCTCTCACTGGTGGGATTTTAGGTGGACTAGGTTTTAATGGGACGATTGATGTCTTTACAGAAGGACTGGGTCATAGTGCAAATATCGCCTTAAGTTATGCGGTTTTAGGTGCTTTTGCGGTAGCCCTTTCCAAGACTGGACTCCCTCAGTTATTGGTAGATTTCTCAATAAAGATTGTTGGTAAAAAAGAGGAAATTCGTTCTAAGACATTACCTAAGGTATTGATTTTTCTGATTATCTTTTTCATTTCAGGTATGTCACAAAATTTGGTGCCGATTCATATTGCATTTATCCCGATTTTGATTCCGCCGATTTTACAGGTCTTAAATGAGATGGCAGTGGATCGTCGTGCTGTTGCAAGTATTATGACGTTTGGTCTGCAGGCGCCATATATGCTCCTGCCATTCGGATTCGGAGCTATTTTTCATGGCATCGTTGTTGATAATATGGAGGCGAATGGAATGACTGCGTCTCTTAGCGATATGCCATATGCGATGCTTCTTCCTACTATAGGTATGTTTTTGGGCCTTATTGTAGCTGTGTTCATCACGTATAGAAAACCACGTTTATATAAGCAGAAACCATTAGAAGCAAAGATTAACGACGAGGCTGAGACAATTACCTATTCTGTGTATTCATTGATTAGTGCTGCAACGGCAATCCTTGCAACTGTCATTGTTCAGATTAGTTCGGATTCAATGGTTATAGCAGGTGTTGCAGGATTAATTGTCCTTGTGTTTAGCGGTTCCGTTCGATTTAAGGAATCGGATGCTCTTTTAACAGAAGGTATGAAAATGATGGCGTTTATTGGCTTTGTCATGATCGCTGCATCTGGGTTCGCGGAAGTCATGAGAGCTACCGGAGATGTAGAACAGCTGGTGCAGTCATCTGCTGCCTGGATGGGTGATAGTAAAAGCCTGGCTGCGATCATGATGATTCTGATCGGCCTTTTAATTACGATGGGAATTGGGTCATCCTTTGCGACTGTTCCTATTATTGCAGCGCTTTTTGTACCAATGTGTGCGGCAATGGGTTTTAGTCCGCTGGCTACACTTTCCTTAATCGGTACAGCCGGTGCGATAGGAGATGCAGGGGCACCGGCGTCTGACAGTACCCTTGGACCAACAGCTGGGCTAAATGCGGATGGGCAGCACAACCACATTTGGGATACCTGTGTGCCAACCTTTATCCACTTTAATATTCCACTCATCATTTTTGGATGGATTGCAGCCGTTACATTGTAA
- a CDS encoding D-glycero-alpha-D-manno-heptose-1,7-bisphosphate 7-phosphatase, translated as MNQAVFLDRDGVVNEVLTSRVKFVNKPRDFYLLKGVGESIKCLNESGFLVFIVTNQGGIGLGYMTESILETIHIAMREKLAKQGAMIDDIAYCSHKPNSDCPCRKPKAHMLHTLADKYSVDLHQSIMVGDREPDILAGKEAGCRTVLVHSRSKQTYGADVIFDDLKRALPWILQHKS; from the coding sequence ATGAATCAAGCTGTGTTTTTAGACCGAGATGGGGTAGTGAATGAAGTTCTAACTAGTAGAGTGAAATTTGTTAATAAACCTCGTGATTTCTACTTACTAAAGGGTGTAGGTGAATCAATAAAATGCTTAAACGAGTCGGGGTTTCTCGTATTTATCGTGACAAATCAAGGAGGAATAGGTCTAGGGTATATGACTGAGAGTATCTTAGAAACGATCCATATTGCTATGAGAGAAAAACTCGCTAAACAAGGCGCAATGATAGATGATATTGCCTATTGCTCTCACAAACCGAATTCAGACTGCCCTTGTCGTAAGCCAAAAGCACACATGCTCCATACATTAGCGGATAAATACAGTGTCGATCTCCATCAAAGTATTATGGTGGGCGATCGAGAGCCAGACATTCTTGCGGGTAAAGAGGCTGGATGTAGAACGGTTCTTGTTCATTCGAGATCAAAACAAACCTACGGTGCAGATGTTATTTTTGATGATCTCAAGCGCGCCTTGCCCTGGATATTACAGCATAAGAGTTGA
- a CDS encoding MBL fold metallo-hydrolase: MNKNISNEPQPTLPLTSAHDGFFQAITDDIFCFTDKIVNVYFIGDPKKSSEWFLVDCGISRSSDHILSILTEKFGDAYPPKMIVLTHGHFDHVGAAYELAKHWSVNLFCHELELPYLSGEKDYAKPDPSVEGGMIAKLSGAFPYKSIDLTPFVKVLPSDGTIDGFTEWQWVHTPGHSPGQIALYRESDRALLSADAIITVKQDSLYDVLTQSEHLQGPPRYFTTDWEEAKQSAERLKHLNPNFIAPGHGLPMFGTEFKDSLEVLIKDFDRVSIPDYGKYTNDKKLLK, encoded by the coding sequence ATGAACAAGAATATAAGTAATGAACCTCAACCAACCCTACCGCTAACCTCGGCACATGACGGTTTTTTTCAAGCGATTACTGACGATATATTTTGTTTTACTGATAAGATAGTAAATGTTTATTTTATAGGAGATCCAAAAAAATCAAGTGAATGGTTTTTAGTTGATTGTGGGATTAGTCGTTCAAGTGATCATATTTTATCCATTTTAACTGAGAAGTTTGGGGATGCCTATCCTCCTAAAATGATCGTTTTAACACATGGACATTTCGATCATGTAGGGGCGGCATATGAACTGGCTAAGCACTGGAGTGTTAATCTATTCTGCCATGAGCTTGAGTTACCCTATTTAAGTGGGGAGAAGGACTATGCAAAACCAGATCCGTCAGTTGAGGGGGGAATGATCGCAAAATTATCAGGTGCTTTTCCATATAAATCCATTGATTTAACCCCTTTTGTAAAGGTACTTCCGAGTGACGGGACAATAGATGGCTTCACTGAATGGCAGTGGGTTCATACACCTGGTCATTCTCCAGGACAAATTGCCTTATATCGTGAGAGTGATCGGGCGTTATTATCAGCGGATGCGATTATAACCGTTAAACAAGATTCCTTATATGATGTTTTGACGCAATCTGAGCATCTGCAAGGCCCACCTCGTTATTTTACAACCGACTGGGAAGAAGCTAAGCAGTCGGCTGAAAGACTTAAACATCTAAACCCAAATTTTATTGCACCAGGGCATGGTCTGCCAATGTTTGGTACAGAATTTAAGGATAGTTTGGAAGTCCTTATTAAGGATTTTGATCGTGTTTCTATACCAGATTACGGAAAATATACAAATGATAAGAAGTTGTTAAAATGA
- a CDS encoding BCCT family transporter: MKNSMDLKITIPSFLIVGAVSLIFALYTDESTNKLNAIFDYIVEQFRWGYIWYGALITIAAIYFSFSKYGQVVLGDPNEKPRFTLFEYSSILVAMGLGATIMRTGMIQWSEVASDPPFGLEPGSADAVLAGNSYSMFLWSFQTFAIFVMAAPAMGYILHVRKKPKMRISEACRCIFGDSFTDGLGGKVLDSLFLVSILSGAAVTLGLGTPIITYNLAELFQIEVSFLLTVVITLIWVTGFTISAYVGIDKGIKRLSTLNMYLACSFAIFIIIIGPGMFILNYFTDSIRYLFSHYIDFSFYTNSLTTNNTTHIESHTVFWFAYNATWAMLHGVFAAMISKGRTIKEMILTYLFAPTLLSWAATGLLGGVGVQRFIKGDLAVLDLIQGQEPVAAVPAILATLPMSQVIIVVFIVIAAIFMVTTLDSTTYTIATYMSERDMSKNTPSRHLRIFVSLIITALALTLLSVGGLAPLEVLSGLMGIPIIIIQILTVYAAKKMMDQDHAWLTNVRKKK, from the coding sequence ATGAAAAATAGTATGGATTTGAAGATAACAATTCCTTCTTTTCTTATAGTTGGAGCTGTTAGCCTTATATTTGCACTCTACACAGATGAATCAACAAACAAGCTTAATGCAATTTTCGATTATATTGTCGAGCAATTTCGATGGGGCTACATCTGGTACGGTGCTCTCATAACCATCGCTGCAATATATTTTTCATTTTCAAAATATGGACAAGTTGTCTTGGGTGATCCAAATGAAAAACCACGCTTTACATTGTTTGAATACTCTTCAATCCTAGTCGCTATGGGGCTTGGAGCAACTATTATGAGAACAGGTATGATTCAATGGAGTGAGGTCGCATCTGATCCTCCATTTGGTTTAGAACCAGGTTCAGCAGATGCTGTTCTTGCTGGTAATTCATATAGTATGTTCTTGTGGAGCTTTCAAACATTTGCAATCTTTGTGATGGCCGCTCCGGCCATGGGATATATTCTTCACGTTCGAAAGAAACCTAAGATGCGAATTTCAGAGGCGTGCCGGTGTATATTCGGTGACTCATTTACTGATGGTCTAGGGGGAAAGGTTCTAGATTCACTTTTCTTAGTGAGTATTCTTTCAGGAGCTGCTGTGACATTAGGATTAGGAACACCAATCATTACATATAATTTAGCTGAATTATTTCAAATTGAAGTGTCTTTTTTGTTAACAGTAGTTATTACTCTCATTTGGGTAACTGGATTTACAATCAGTGCATACGTTGGCATTGATAAAGGTATAAAACGTCTAAGTACACTGAATATGTACCTAGCTTGTTCTTTCGCGATTTTTATTATTATTATTGGTCCTGGCATGTTCATTTTAAATTATTTTACTGATTCCATTCGATATTTGTTTTCACATTATATCGATTTTTCCTTTTACACTAACTCATTAACTACTAACAACACCACTCACATTGAAAGTCATACTGTTTTCTGGTTTGCCTATAACGCCACATGGGCAATGTTACATGGTGTCTTTGCAGCCATGATTTCTAAAGGACGAACCATCAAGGAAATGATACTTACTTATTTATTCGCACCCACTTTACTTTCTTGGGCAGCCACTGGTTTGTTAGGCGGTGTTGGAGTTCAACGATTTATAAAAGGCGACTTGGCAGTTCTAGATTTAATTCAGGGCCAGGAACCTGTAGCTGCTGTACCCGCTATTTTAGCTACTCTTCCAATGTCACAAGTTATAATAGTCGTTTTCATCGTCATCGCGGCAATATTCATGGTAACGACACTGGATTCGACCACTTATACAATTGCAACGTATATGTCTGAAAGAGATATGAGTAAAAATACGCCATCAAGACATTTACGAATCTTTGTCTCTCTTATCATTACTGCTTTAGCACTAACCTTATTGAGTGTTGGAGGTCTGGCACCATTAGAGGTTCTTTCAGGACTAATGGGTATTCCGATCATTATCATTCAAATTTTAACGGTGTATGCTGCTAAAAAAATGATGGATCAGGACCACGCATGGTTAACTAACGTTCGCAAGAAAAAGTAA
- a CDS encoding YxeA family protein produces MKKILISCLVLVVVITSLYFFFRETIDRFNPMIAEEYVYVEVQDDPSDDDGRYKYNLKGINESNETKRVVFSTKHKTRSRHIRESARQRDPYNRIYINK; encoded by the coding sequence ATGAAAAAGATCCTTATCTCATGTCTAGTTTTAGTCGTTGTCATTACGAGCCTATACTTTTTCTTTCGAGAAACCATCGACCGTTTTAATCCAATGATTGCGGAGGAATATGTCTATGTTGAGGTGCAAGATGACCCTTCAGATGATGACGGAAGATATAAGTATAACTTGAAAGGTATAAATGAAAGCAATGAAACAAAACGAGTGGTATTTAGTACCAAGCACAAGACTCGATCAAGGCACATTCGTGAGAGTGCTCGCCAAAGGGACCCATACAATAGAATATACATTAATAAATGA
- a CDS encoding ABC transporter permease, whose translation MTIRKLVIRSMRKNIKMYYLYFFAMIFSISLYFIFSTLQNDQTVVTMVEASVNFSTAFQVAGILLILITIVFTMYATNIFIRRRSQEIGLYQLIGLSKAWVARVLIMEHTILGLGALIIGLLVGALLSRLFLLLFMNLIGFEAVIGLSFSGQAVIQTLVVFTCLIAVTSVQITWTVYRSTLLQLFQANNKNDYFVKRPSIVSGILGLTGLVLIGVGYYVSTLIVDNADMLLFLMLVVLASTILGTYLIFHTTISWILYVFRKKKNGNLGLYNSLSVAPLMHRMKGHANSLTLITVLSAMTITMISLSYSLYYSTEKDVRLAMPFDFAVENMQEEAVIISSGLEEEQIEFDQNQLDAIRFDGTWMEQDSNVEHRLGTFMFFSAEQMAQAGLDVEIPPDGEAIYYNTRAIIEGIDISFPKDVQYASNDEANRLTVSEFMLENVMNYRFYGEQLLVSEATFERLSDTIQEEEYTEFLTFDVFQLLDTEKSDTASDIFLANVDSDQYITDFYSAYEGSIQTFGLLIFIVGLLGFVFILSTGSILYFKQMTEAEQEKAHYRTLRQLGFQVNDMMKGIIRKQLFVYLIPLVIGLVHAAFALNVGSVLMASSMLTPIIISMVAYILIYLLFAVFTVQYYKSIVKSAL comes from the coding sequence ATGACCATACGGAAATTAGTGATCCGTAGCATGCGAAAAAACATCAAAATGTATTACCTCTATTTTTTCGCGATGATTTTCAGCATAAGCTTGTATTTTATCTTTTCTACCCTACAAAATGACCAAACCGTTGTTACTATGGTTGAAGCTAGCGTGAACTTTTCAACAGCCTTTCAAGTCGCTGGAATATTACTCATTCTCATTACCATTGTGTTTACGATGTACGCTACGAATATTTTTATTAGGAGGCGTAGTCAAGAAATTGGATTGTATCAGTTAATTGGCTTATCTAAGGCTTGGGTCGCTCGGGTACTGATCATGGAACACACGATTCTTGGTCTAGGAGCTTTAATCATTGGATTGCTAGTTGGAGCTTTGCTCTCACGACTCTTTCTTTTACTGTTTATGAACTTAATAGGTTTCGAAGCTGTCATTGGCTTATCCTTCTCCGGTCAAGCAGTCATCCAAACACTGGTCGTTTTTACGTGCCTAATTGCTGTCACATCCGTACAAATTACATGGACGGTTTATCGTAGTACACTACTGCAATTGTTTCAGGCAAATAATAAAAATGATTACTTTGTCAAACGTCCAAGCATCGTTTCAGGTATTTTAGGATTAACAGGATTAGTTCTAATAGGGGTTGGTTATTATGTGTCTACCTTAATCGTAGACAATGCAGATATGCTGTTGTTTCTTATGTTAGTCGTTCTCGCTAGTACCATACTCGGAACTTATTTAATCTTCCATACGACAATAAGCTGGATATTATATGTGTTTCGAAAAAAGAAAAATGGAAATCTAGGCTTGTATAATAGCTTGTCGGTAGCGCCATTAATGCACAGAATGAAAGGTCACGCCAATTCGTTAACCTTAATCACTGTATTATCTGCTATGACGATTACAATGATTTCACTTTCCTACTCCTTATATTATTCAACCGAAAAAGATGTGAGATTGGCGATGCCTTTTGATTTTGCAGTAGAAAATATGCAGGAGGAAGCCGTTATCATTTCAAGCGGGTTGGAAGAGGAGCAAATTGAATTTGATCAAAATCAACTAGATGCCATACGATTTGATGGCACATGGATGGAGCAGGATTCTAATGTAGAACATCGTCTAGGAACGTTTATGTTTTTCTCGGCAGAGCAGATGGCGCAGGCAGGATTAGATGTTGAGATTCCTCCAGACGGTGAAGCCATCTATTATAATACGCGGGCTATTATAGAAGGAATAGATATTTCATTTCCGAAAGACGTGCAGTACGCATCAAACGATGAAGCAAATCGACTAACAGTCTCTGAGTTTATGCTTGAAAACGTGATGAATTACAGATTTTATGGCGAACAGTTACTTGTTTCTGAAGCAACCTTTGAGAGATTGAGTGACACGATACAGGAGGAAGAGTACACAGAATTTTTGACCTTTGATGTGTTTCAATTATTGGATACGGAGAAATCAGATACGGCCTCTGACATTTTTCTAGCGAATGTGGATAGTGATCAGTATATCACTGACTTTTATTCCGCATACGAGGGATCTATTCAAACCTTTGGGCTCCTCATTTTCATCGTTGGCTTATTAGGCTTTGTGTTTATCCTTTCAACGGGAAGTATTTTGTACTTTAAACAAATGACAGAGGCTGAACAAGAAAAAGCCCATTATCGAACACTACGACAACTTGGATTTCAAGTGAACGACATGATGAAAGGGATCATCCGTAAGCAACTCTTTGTTTATTTGATTCCTCTGGTCATTGGGTTAGTACACGCTGCTTTTGCTCTTAACGTAGGTTCTGTTCTCATGGCTTCAAGTATGCTCACACCAATCATCATTAGTATGGTAGCGTATATTCTCATCTACTTACTATTTGCTGTGTTCACCGTTCAATACTACAAAAGCATTGTTAAAAGTGCTTTATAG